The following is a genomic window from Rhododendron vialii isolate Sample 1 chromosome 9a, ASM3025357v1.
CAGGTTCAATTGTCGAACTTTCAATTAATGCCCTTTGTGAAGATTTTACGTTTGTATTATGTTCAACACTTTGAGGACTTCTTTTCTTAAAGAATGAGTCAATTGTTTTCTTGACTATGATTACCTACCACATTAGTTTACACAAATTAATATACTCTTATAACTTTTTGATATAGTGCAAATATCATCTATTGCTCAAGATAAATTCAACAAAACCTTTTAAGTCTTGGATTGGCAAATGATTATACTTAGACTTTGTTTAGGGATATGATACCATTTAAAATCCCTAGTGTTTGTacttttcaaagattaattaataaaattttctttgtccttcaaaaaaaaaagaaaagaaagacaagCTCTACAAGAGTtgcgaaaaattgaacaagaCTAACCTTTTTCTAATAATTTCTTAATTGTTCGCAAGTCTTAACTTGAGGCCGCCCCTTAATATCCCCTACAACTGTTGTGTGTTGGAGTTGTGCACACCTTAGGTTTGTTTtaggtttttgtttctttccttcTTGTCTTTTCTTGAAGAGTACTTTGCAAAAAAGCAGTTCTTCTTAATTTGGACCTCATCTTTTATAATATTTCACTTTGGCCaaatgaatttaattttgtcatactttttttgtctcatttctttaccaaaaaaaaaaaaagggattacAGACTTcctatataacaaaaaataagaaaaaaaagatctaGTAGTGACGGGTCTATATAATTTAGTGATAAAATCTTTGTCGTGACGGCGGCCACCACTTATCCTCTTGGCTCCATCCTTGCCAGCAACATAGTCCCGTTGCAAGGAAAACACAAATTGCCAATTACACaaattattaaaaacaaaatgaacaaaggATGAGAAAAGAGCACAAGAGACAAAGAAGaagccaaaataaaaaaaaaaaaagaaaattgaaaaaaaaaaagagaggtgatATTCCCATGCAAAAAAAGTAGATCCAAAAAAGCACAAAGAGTTTGTAAACTTTCAGTTGAAATCTAACTTTCTAGTTCCCTTTTTTTCAGTAGTAGTCTTAACACACCCAAACAAGGCCCCACATCCAATCCCCAGCTCCAATTAACATCCAAACCAGCTGAGTATATTTTCCTGATCGATCTCAAAAGCTGTCACCCAAACCTgtagaaaaaaaccaaaaactcctCTAGCTAACCCCATTTTGTCACTTTGttgctactctctctctctctctctctctctctctctctctctctctaccatagTAGCATGTTTGGATCACTTGCACTTTTTCTCAAAAATATGTTTAGAACCCATCTTGAAACCGATTGTTCGATGCAGGATCCAAATGTTGCAGTGACACGTCCCTACCTCCACCTCTTCCTCCGCTTGATGCCGCTACATCCGAACCTCGTCCGCCGCTGCCACCGGGTGGGAATGCATGTCCGACGGGAGCACCAATGCAAGTGTAACTACTGTCCCGCGGGGCAGTGGCGGCGTAGTTATGGTTGGGCGAGCCGTATTGGTTGTTGCCGGAGAGGACGTGGCCCAGGAAGTAGTCGTTTGCCGGGTGGTGGCCGTGGGGAGAGTATTGCGCGGGgtaagagggagatgtgtacaTATAAGATGCCTGATgtggaggcggcggcggcggtggtggtaaGATGGTGGACGGAGAACCTGGAAATAATCTTGTCGTGGGGTAGACTGGTCTGAAAGGTAGTGCTGGATCACCTATGTTGCCTGCTTGATGATATCCTCCATGTGGAATTGCTTGGCCACTGCTTATaaagttcacaaaaaaaattaattcacgAAAATTGGTTTATAGGCAGAATGTTAGTAAATGATAAAGCCATACAAATGGGGCAGCAACATTTTTTaagacaataatttttttttttgaacaacaaaaaataaatttactagTCTTCGCAAACAAATTagagagattaaaaaaattcaaagcacGATATATTAAAACCGAGCAAGAGCAAACCCACATATGAATATGATGGGGATCGTATAAATTTCATCCATTATGAATAAGTCACAGGAAATTACTAATTTGTTCATACGGTTGTGCTAAAGCGGCATACTCAATGATCATGTTGTCGTTCGATTTTTTAGCCAAAAGTTGGTTTCAATTTGAAAGAACAAAAGAGGTCACATTATTTTGCACAATAATCTTGTcaaatttttaaatataatatttgtctttttttttcaatatacaACATTACActcttttttcattctttttttagttCAAATTAATTTTAATCTACACTCAACAAGACAAGACCAGCAGGAGACCAGATCAGCATTAACGAAACAAAGTAGGAAAGAAAAGCAAAACAGTCCAAAGGAATCGAAATCTTTTAAGATACAGTACTACCCAAATGGAGTAAAAGCattgcatacatatatatagctaGCTAGGTCATTTAATTTGGTTGTTGTATGTTTGGTGCTAAACTCATTTTCAAGCAATTATGTTCACAAGAATAAGAACTTTTTTTGCTTCATGCATGAAAAGTAATACTATCCCTAGAAGATCTATTAGGCAGAGTGTCGACCTTTTTTAGAAAAGACTATGTAGGGCTAAAAAGACCTTGAAAAGAGTGGAAATGAAAGGTGAAGATGagctaggagagagagagagagagagagagagagagagagaggtgtacgTACCCAAGATGATGAGGAAGCACATGAGCTTGGGCGGCCAAGTTATCGTTACTGAAGACCAGTTGACGAGCTCGGTTCAGAGTTTCTGTCTCCCTCTCTGACCAAAATCCCCCACAGAAGCGCACacacaaatcaaatcaaatcaacaacgcTAACGAACCAAACcccacaaacacacacaccccacaccAAGGATTTCAGGGACAAACAAACCTTATCATGGTCATTCGGTTTGGGAATGACAAAGATTGACATGACAAGGTTGCAATAAAAGGTCGACAATGACCACGCTTTATGCAAATCATTCACATACACACCAATATCTTAAACGAAAATTCTCCCCCCATTGCTCTCATTCACCACTCTCCCACGGCTCATAACATCACCATCAAAAAGTATTTGGAACGgtctaaatttttaaaaattcttccttttggaaaaatctttttaaaatctagaccaagGATTTTAGGGATAGACGATGAGATTGAGCGTTACGGCGAAACAGAGCGGTGGGGTAACACCACTCCTTTGGTGTGGTTgtaacattattatttttaatagacaaaagtaatattttattacgGAAGGAGAAAGGAGATTCAACAAAATGTTGGAATAATTCAAGGGACAAAGCCCAAATACACCTGAGGGCTTAAAGTGcccagattaaaaaaatatagctCAACACCTTTGCTTAATGACATATTATAATAATGCCAAATAAGATCGAATATCAATACATATCTCATGGATATTAATATAATTTTACAgatattaatacattttttttaatattgatGCACTTTTTATATATTATCATTCATCCTTTTAAGGCTGAGGTTTTCCTCCTCAAATATAATACCCCTACAATTTGTTCAGGAACATGTAAGGTTTTGCAATAAGAAATAAGGGTGGACTAGATGTGAAAATATTTATTAGGTAAAGTAGTTAAGAATGAGAGATTAGGAATAGGATTAACTAAAAAAAGTCTGTTTGGTAGTTTACAATAGATGGATAGGGCTGGGTGAATAAAAAAACAATGTGAAAATTTACTCAATTGCTACTCGTAGTGAGAATACATATAGGGTTTGGAGAGATTTGAGGGACACCTCGGTAATTTTGTTCACTCGAATAAGCTTCTAATTGGGGGTTGGTTGATTTTGCTAAGACCTCTAAAGCTTATTTGCTGGATAAGCAATCCGGGTGCAAAGGGAGAAACCACACACCTTTTAAGAGTGAGGTTGGATTACCTTATATCCTTCAAGACCATTATCCCACTTCCTTCTCCACCCGCCAAACAGGCCGCTATAGTATATAGAGGAAAGCATTTTCGAATTAGgtccattttcttgttttttctttgaaaagagGAAGTTGTGCCTGTTTGGAGCTGCAGTTTTCGTTTTTTCATACGTTTAATCGTTGAGTGTTTGGCAGATAGTTTTGGAAGAAGGGTCCTTATTTCTCAATGTTCTTTAAGGAAGCTCGAAAAAATGTTGGATTTAGGCCATACTTTAGGTATTGAAATTAAAGGAGGGAGGAATTATAATTGAAAGAAAGGATACATGCTCTAGATGATTTCGAGGAAGAGGATATCTCGGAGGACGATATTGATTTCGAGGAgggtgcttctctctctctggcttttTGATCTCGAGATTGGGCGAGTATGAGGTGTTTGATTATTCTGGTTTTCTCTCGGTGGCCTTTTTGATTTCGGTTTTGGATGGTTCGTTTGGGCGAGAAAATCGATGATAGGAAGAAATAGAGGTGTAATCTTTTGCGGTGGTTTTAGtggcttggttttttttttttttgtttggatgagTATGAGGcttgtttgggttttttggcTAGTTTATGTTGAGTCTATTTGGGTTTTTTGGTGTTTCAGTTGGCAAGCCTTCTTCTAGGTTTGGGTAGCTTTTTACCGATGTGTCTTtgatctttttaatctttgtaattcttttataatgattaataaattctttttgcttagaagaaaaagaaaaaagatggtTTTGGAATCCACATTTTCAGAATTCAtatcaaaaatgaaatgaagaatCTAGAATTAGATAATCGCGCAAAGGAACTCTCattacacttatttttttgcaaaattgatCCTGTGCACATGTATAACACTACTGTTATAGACTCTGATTCTAACCCCAAGTCTATGATCTAGAACCTATCGATAAAAAAAGGCTTCCAAACACGCCTTACCGTTTAGATATAACAGTGTTAAAATAGAACTTCTTatgaacaaaaataactaattaCAACCAAGTAATAGCGTAAGTAAAATGAAATAGAaggtttttgacaaaaaaaattaaaattttcgaTTTGGTAACATATTTTTCCAGCCATTGAATTAACAGGTACTTTGAAGTAGGTAACAAAACGCTACATCATGGAAGATGTCCCATAAACCAATAAATCATtcatatggagagagagagagagagagagagagagagagagagagagagagagagagagagagagagagagagtatcatGTAGTATGTGGTAGACCTAGTTACCTTGGCGATGGCGGTTCATGTGACCCCCAAGGGCTTGAGACTTGCAGAACTTGAGGGAACAAAACCTACACTCGTACACCTTCCCACTCTCCTCTTTCCCTTCTTTCCCCCCGCTCTTCTTTCTCCTATAccctgcaaaaagaaaaaacatcaaTTATATTTACTTATCCAATTAATAAAGCATTAATCAACTTTTGATTGATGGGTCTAATCTCTCAACAAAAGCCGATCGAACCCCGGCTAACTGCCCCGGATCATGTACCTTCCATTTTGAATAATCATCCCCAcagataaaatttaaaaaaaaacaaattttgattcATCTATATCAAGAAGTTTCCAAATAATACTGTAGTAAGAAAAACGAAATGAACAATAGCTGCCAGAAATTTTCTCATCTTAATGTTTTATAGAAGTATTTCTTTTCACCCTTCACTGATTTTCttagaattttattaatctccgacccagaagttacaaagattaaaaggaaacgGGGAGAACGGCCTCAATTTCTTGAtcttgagaaatgaaagtacTGTTTTACACAGTGACAgtattaagagagagagagagagaggaatataCCAGCAGATGAAGAAGTGTCTTCAGTAGCAACCTGTTTGCCATCTCGGGTGGAATCCTCTGGAAAGTTATTGAGATCCAGTGGGTTTCCCTCGGGTCTCCTGATCAAAACAaagtcacagagagagagagagagagagagagagagagagagagagataaaagagtttagagagagagagagaggaagaggaggaggaggttgtgGGGGGTGAGAGAGACATACATGTTACCCAGTACTCCACCGACAGagaaagacagaaaataaatatGAGTGGAACACTATTTTGTAGTGATATTTGAGAGATAACTAGTAAGGACTTCAGTTTGGGACTGAATTATGGAGAGACTAGTTGCCAGTTGGAGTGATGGTGAAGAAAGGAGCTGCTTCAAACTTCTCTACCAGTTCTTCtgccacatctctctctctctctctctctctctctctctctctctcaaacaaagaaagaaaagggggcAGTGTGTCTCGTGACtttaaaaagaagagaagggagagagaggagagaagagccTGGGGTTTATGCCCTTTGGTTAGTCTGAGACTTGAGAGGTGGGGGAATGACAAGGACTTTGCGTCTCAaggtttttagttttttttcctgtttttggCTTCATATTACAGGACTAGCTAGGTCTATTGCCCTAAAGACTAGTAAAACCACTGGATCGATCTACGCAGAAATTTATCCATGGGATATGGATTCACATGTGTATTTTAAATTAAGATTACAATAATTCCTACCATGTTAAAAATGtcttttcagaaaattaaaataatgacaAGGTCGAACCCAAGGACTTCTATACAAAATGTACTCCTTCaattctcgattttttttttgaattgcaaaaaaaaattcattaatcttgaagttgttacaagactaataataaaagcaagaaaacaacaaaatgttGAAAACAAACATCTGCCCAATCTGAGACTAAAAACCTACAATTGACAAGAAATCAATCAAGGACACTCATTTGGGACAAAGCTCACCTGAAAGGCCGAAGCCCAAATATCCTAAATGAGTCTAAAAAACccaaattagaaaaaattaagCACATAATAGGCCAAGCCTAGCCCAACACAACTgcttaaccctaaccctaacaaCAAACACAGATCAAACCAATTGACCTCCAAACAAACCGCCGACCTCCAAACACTAACGAAACAAAACCACCACAACCAACCACCAATCTGGACCAGAACCTAACACCTGGATGCCAAAGACGAAGACCCATAGCGCCGTGAGCCCCAGATTCCCGGATCCCGTCGAACAGTTAAGGACTGCCACTTTGATCATCCTAAACAGCCTCGAAAAATCAGACAACCAAGGTGTCAACACCGCTGCAACACTGCCGCACGGAGTCTCCCCAATAAAACTGAGCACCATCGAGCCCAGGTTCACAACCACACCACTTCGATTCTCAATTATTGGCCTTTTTTTATAACCTTTtactataattaaaaaaaatgttcatttACCAACTGAACGAATTAATCAAGCACTTacataaaaacaattttttgttcaGCATGTTAAGAAATTAGTCTAAGAAAAATAAACGTCTCAGATTACTGAATGTAAATTGTGACGTCTATCATGTATTTCTGGGATGACAATCAAATACAATTTTCCAAATTAGGGAACCCAGGATTCATGCGGTCCCTCATACGTGTTAGGGCATTTGGGCCGTTCTTGCTCGGCAAGGTACAACCCAGATGGACCTAACACGCATGTTGTAGGGGTTCTTCCTGGTCGGCCCCCTTTTGTCATCATCTACCCATCCAGGCCCCACACGCGTCAGACCATACCCATCCAAGCCCCGTTTTAAGTGATTTACCTAATATACCCCCATTCCTATCTACTCCACCTCAGCTTTCCACAGTTCCACTCCTTGTGGTTCTTCTCCGTGTTCCCGTGCATCAGTCGCGCCTACTCATATTGCGGCACGAGTCACGCACCAAATTTGTTGGTCTTCTTTTGGCTAGTCTTGGTGCGGAGGAAGAAGCCAAAACCTCCCTTGCCGCCACGGACgcagaggaggaggtggagcgTCGAGTGGGGGCCCGTCATCAAAGGGGTTGAAGAGGAGGACGAGCCGTCGTCGAGTTGTATAGTGCCGGTGATCAGAAGGATCGTCGTGCCTGGAGATGATTGTTGTTTGGGAGAAtaagaaaagtgtatagggtgtttaTGAACCCTAACACAAATAACTATTATTTATATGAAGAGATAACTTGATACAAGACttgtttaaccaatgtgggacaagactcttaacaactacttaaatattccaacactccccctcaagttggagaataaatatcacaaagTCCCAACTTATTACATAACAACTCTAATCAGGGCTTGAACAATGACTTAGTAAACATATCAACTAATTGAGCACTTGCATGTAGACACAAAGGGAGTAGCTATCATACCACCAACTAACTTCTCACGCATCagatgacaatcaacttcaatatgcttagtcctctcatgaaataccggattgGATGCAATGTGAATTACTgtctgattatcacaatacaaatTCATTGGCAACTGCACACTAAATCCTATCTCCTCAAGAAAAGATCGCACTCATACAATCTTACATGTCGTGTGGGCCATGGCTCTACACTCTGCCTCTGCACTAAATCGTGGAACCACTATTTGTTTTTTACTCTTCCGGTTGACAAGGTTTCCACCGAGAAAAACACAATATCCGGTAGTGGATCTCCTATCAGAAGGTCCTCCTGCCCAATCAGAGTCAGTAAAAGCCTCAATATGTAAGTGACTATTAGCTCGATAAAACAAACCACGTCCTGGATGAGCCTGGGATACTTTACAATTTTAAGAACAGCCTTCCAATGTGGAAAacgaggagcagacataaaTTGACTCACAATACTAATTGTGAATGAGATATCTGGACGTGTAATAGTAAGATAGTTCAATTTACCAACCAAGCGACAATATTGGTCAGGGCAAGAAAATAGCTCCCCCTAATCAACACACGAtttgacattaggatccataGGAGTATCGACAGGCTTCGACTCCAATAAACCAGTCTCATCTAGAATATCTAGCACATATTTTCTCTACGATAAACTAATGCCATCTTTAGATCGTACGACCTCAATACCCAAAAAATATCGCAACCTTCCCAAATCTTTGGTATGAAACTGACTCTATAGAAAATACCTTCAACTCATTAATACCTTTTTTTATCATCGTccgtaataataatatcatctACATAAACAATCAATAATACTTTCCCTCGgtcagatgagagagagaaaattgaatGATCAGACTGACAGCGACTcatcccaaatttcaaaactgcaTCACTGAACTTACCAAACTAGGCCTAAGGGGACTACTTAAGACCATATAGTGCTTTACGAAGATGACATACCTGATTACACTCCCCCTAAGCAACAAACTCAagtggttgctccatataaacttcctcctggAGATCCCCATGAAGAAAGGAATTTTTAACTTCCAACTAGATTAaaggccaaccaagattggctgTAAGGGAGATAAGAAGGCGGATAGAACCAAGCTTGGCAACTGGAGAAAAAGTCTAAACATAATCACTACCATAAGTCTGAGTATATCCTTTAGCAACAAGACGAGCTTCGTAATGCTCAACAGACCCATCAAGATGATATTTGAACGTAAAGACCCAACTATAACCAACAGTAGACTTTCTTGGCGGAAGATgaaccaactcccaagtacCATCGTCATGTAGAGCAAGCATCTCAGCCTCTATAACTATCTGCCACTCAGAAACAAGTAAGGCCTTCTGAATAGTGTTATGAACAAAAATAGACAAAacagaagtagtaaaagcacAAAGGGACAGAGACAAGTgagcataaaaaataaaccgATCAATAGGGTGAGAAGTGCAAGATCGAATACCTTTGCGAAGAGTTATAGGAAGACCAGGTGATGAtagagatggtggtggtggtggttgtggaaCTAGATCTTGAAACGGAGGAGGCGAGGCTGAAGACACTGGTGGGGCTAttaatattttttgctaatgCACATACATGTGCAAGGGTGGCACAGATGGTACACAAACAGAAAACATAGACTCAGTTTCAAGAATGTCAACTAGAGTACGGTGACCCGAGTAAAAGGGTAATGACTCATTAAACGTGACATCAGTACAAACAAAATGACGATGTAGAGATGGTGAGTAACACTTATACCCTTTCTGAGTGCGCGAGTATCCCAGAAAAATACATCGAATCTaccgtggatcaagtttgtCCTGGTCAGGATCAAGAGTATAACATAACAGGTGCACCCGAATACtcgtaggggtaatgagtggaaaggctGGCCAGAAAATAAAATCGTATGGGGTATCTGTCCCCCTAAGACTCTAGATGGCAAACGATTGATCAAATAACATGCTGTAAGAATAGCACAACTCTACTAAGACTAGGAACTTGCATTTGGAATAACAGAGCACGCATAACCTTCGATAAATGCCTAATTTTGTGTTCGGtaaccccattttgttgtggagcctGAGCACAAGAAGATTGGTGAATTATACAATGATCATCAAAAAACATAGAAAtggaattatgaaaatattcaccgGCATTGTAAGAACAAAATATacgaatgcaagtatcaaaCTGAATTTTGATCTTTGtataaaatgacttaaaaaTAGAAGATAACTCTAACCTCTTTTTCATGAGATAAAGATACGTGACACAAGAGTAATCATCAACAAAGATAACATAATATTGAAAgccaaaaatattagaaatgcgcattggaccccaaatatcagaataaattaattgaaaaagACAAGACACAAGACTctcaaccctaggataaaaagaCACTTTATGATGTTTACTAAATTCACAGACTTCACATGGCAAAACATTGACACGGCTACATGAAGGTACCAGTCATTTAAGGTTTTGAAGGGATGGATGACCAAGACGACAATGACGTTGATATGGTGACACCGAAGACTGAAGGGCAACAAAGCTAGGGTGAACATCGTCAATAAAGTAATACATGCCACAACGTTCAGTACCACCACCAATTTCCCtccccgtcttgagatcctgaaacacacaaccacCGGGGAAGAATGCGTCaaagcaatttaaagatttgataagtttactaacagacataaggTTTAATGGAAAACGAGAAACATGTAATACGGAATCTAAAGTCAAAGAAGAAGTgacagaaacagaaacagaaccTAAACTGGTAATATCAGTGGTAGAGCCATCGGCTAAGGTAACACGAGATGGTTTATCAATAGACCGATAACCAGAGAGAATAGTAGATGTACCAGTTATATGATCAGATGCACCAAAATGAATGACCCAaagaatagaagaaaaaaagatgcAACATACGCAACGGAAGAACCTGTCTGAGTTATCGTTGCAATGGAGGAACCTGTTTGAAGTGACATAAGGTGTTGGTACTCTTCCGCGAAAATAGTCATTGTGGCATCAACAGAGTGAGTAACCGGCCGAGTAGAAGGTCAACTATGAAGATCCCAATAATACTCAACTGTATGATTATTGCCATTACAATAGGTGCAATGTCGAGGAAGATAACCACGACTACAATTGCTACCACCAGCTTGACCGAACTCATGGCTAACACTACAACTTCTAGAATTAGAGTAACGACCACCAAAAATCTTATCACTGAACCCATAATCTCAACCACGAAAATCAAAAGCAAACTCACCATTCTCCTCCATTACACCGAATTAACAACCACCAATAAGAACCAACTAATAAAATCAACAACTACCAACAGATCACCAAATCAGACGGTCATCCAACATCATCAACAGCACAAGATCATATGCGATCAACCAAACAACTGAAGATTAACTCCATCTACCAACAAGTCTATGACCAAAAACAAGTCATGGAGCAATACTTGCTAATAACAATACTAAAATCAATAGACCTCAACAATCCAAACATTTATACTACCGACAATAACCAATCAAGAACACCAACCAATAGGCGACATAGACAACAACAAATTGAGATTCATATCAATACCTCATAAAACAACACATAAATCGAAATGCATATGACTGATCCCAACCGAACAAGGCTTGAAACACTGAATGAACAATAGGAGACAAATCTGGCTGCCAGCGAAAACCTTTCAGACTATTTCAAACATAAATCATGGGATTCTGGGTTGTTTTGAACACGATTCAGGGGGGGTCAAACCATATTTAGGAGTTTTGAGAATTGATTATAGTGAATGATGGTCGATTAAGGCTCTATGGGGGCTAATTAAAgttcaattagggtttttcAGAAGTTCTAAAGGTTTTTTAGAAGTTTTGAATGGGTTTGGTGCATGGGGTTAGGGTATCGGAGGGACTTCAGAGTTGTACAGTGTTAGCGATGATCAGTGCTCGCTGTGAATAGTGCTCGGGTGAACAGTAGTAGTATGTGGTGATGATGGGCGGTGGGGCGtggtgataagcacccaataatgcatattcttggtgcttaagtcctctagtatgttgtgtttgtacatattgtagggggatgaaaacaattgacgcttcgggtcaactggattgcaacggcttattcgtgcctcttcaccggaaccctagctcgacgtctgaaccctgatctgcaaaatagacagggggtgagtgcacctttgcctctcgtggcaaaggccctccgaagcctttgttagtatcacgtactagaaaactcagccctaattatcagtaggaaagcaataataatgcaacgtattgcgtacctctcacctctaggttttcctcatatttatagatttatggatgcttgctgtccaagcatccttattgccataggattcctaactcgtataggaaacccaggatatcaaggaatctcgtttcctttatcagtttatgggaaagagtccttttaggattc
Proteins encoded in this region:
- the LOC131301733 gene encoding zinc finger protein JAGGED-like — translated: MRPEGNPLDLNNFPEDSTRDGKQVATEDTSSSAGYRRKKSGGKEGKEESGKVYECRFCSLKFCKSQALGGHMNRHRQERETETLNRARQLVFSNDNLAAQAHVLPHHLGGQAIPHGGYHQAGNIGDPALPFRPVYPTTRLFPGSPSTILPPPPPPPPHQASYMYTSPSYPAQYSPHGHHPANDYFLGHVLSGNNQYGSPNHNYAATAPRDSSYTCIGAPVGHAFPPGGSGGRGSDVAASSGGRGGGRDVSLQHLDPASNNRFQDGF